One part of the Larimichthys crocea isolate SSNF chromosome XIX, L_crocea_2.0, whole genome shotgun sequence genome encodes these proteins:
- the LOC104928331 gene encoding sodium/potassium-transporting ATPase subunit alpha-1: protein MGLGRGKEEYKLAATSDGKDKKGKKGKNEKDMDDLKKEVDLDDHKLTLDELHRKYGTDLSRGLSNARAKEILERDGPNALTPPPTTPEWVKFCKQLFGGFSMLLWIGAILCFLAFGIQAASEDEPVKDNLYLGVVLSAVVIITGCFSYYQEAKSSKIMDSFKNLVPQQALVLRDGEKKSINAEEVVVGDLVEVKGGDRIPADLRIISAHGCKVDNSSLTGESEPQTRTPDFSNDNPLETRNIVFFSTNCVEGTARGVVINTGDRTVMGRIATLASSLEGGKTPIAVEIEHFIHIITGVAVFLGVSFFILSLILGYGWLEAVIFLIGIIVANVPEGLLATVTVCLTLTAKRMAKKNCLVKNLEAVETLGSTSTICSDKTGTLTQNRMTVAHMWFDNQIHEADTTENQSGTSFDRSSPTWAALARVAGLCNRAVFLAEQSNVPILKRDVAGDASEAALLKCIELCCGSVGGMRDKYLKISEIPFNSTNKYQLSIHKNATPGETKHLLVMKGAPERILDRCSTIMLQGKEQPLDDEMKDAFQNAYVELGGLGERVLGFCHFNMPDDQFPEGFAFDTEEVNFPTENLCFIGLMSMIDPPRAAVPDAVGKCRSAGIKVIMVTGDHPITAKAIAKGVGIISEGNETVEDIAARLNVPVSEVNPRDAKACVVHGGELKDMTSEQLDDILKHHTEIVFARTSPQQKLIIVEGCQRQGAIVAVTGDGVNDSPALKKADIGVAMGIAGSDVSKQAADMILLDDNFASIVTGVEEGRLIFDNLKKSIAYTLTSNIPEISPFLLFIIANIPLPLGTVTILCIDLGTDMVPAISLAYEAAESDIMKRQPRNPKTDKLVNERLISIAYGQIGMMQATAGFFTYFVILAENGFLPMDLIGIRVHWDDKYVNDLEDSYGQQWTYERRKIVEFTCHTAFFASIVIVQWADLIICKTRRNSILQQGMKNRILIFGLFEETALAAFLSYCPGMDVALRMYPLKPCWWFCAFPYSLLIFLYDEARRYILRRNPGGWVEQETYY from the exons ATGGGGCTGGGA agagggaaagaggagtaCAAACTGGCGGCAACTTCAGATGGCAAAGACAAGAAAGGCAAGAAGGGGAAAAATGAAAAGGATATGGATGATCTGAAGAAAGAAGTCGACTTG GATGATCACAAATTAACCTTGGACGAACTTCACAGAAAATATGGAACCGACCTGAGCAGG GGTCTTTCCAACGCCAGAGCAAAGGAGATCCTGGAACGTGATGGTCCAAACGCCCTCACACCTCCTCCCACGACGCCCGAATGGGTCAAGTTTTGTAAACAG CTGTTTGGTGGTTTCTCCATGCTGCTGTGGATCGGTGCTATCCTCTGCTTCCTCGCTTTCGGTATCCAGGCTGCCTCAGAAGATGAACCCGTCAAAGATAAC TTGTACCTCGGTGTCGTGCTTTCTGCTGTCGTCATCATCACTGGTTGCTTCTCCTACTACCAAGAGGCTAAGAGCTCCAAGATCATGGACTCCTTCAAGAACCTGGTCCCACAG CAAGCCTTGGTCCTCCGTGATGGTGAGAAGAAGAGCATCAACGCCGAAGAGGTGGTGGTCGGTGATTTGGTGGAGGTGAAAGGTGGAGACAGGATCCCCGCTGATCTGAGGATCATCTCCGCTCACGGCTGCAAG GTGGACAACTCCTCTCTGACTGGTGAATCTGAGCCCCAGACTCGTACTCCTGACTTCTCCAACGACAACCCTCTGGAGACCAGGaacattgttttcttctccaCCAACTGTGTCGAAG GTACCGCCAGAGGTGTCGTCATCAACACTGGAGACCGTACTGTCATGGGTCGTATCGCCACCCTGGCTTCCAGCCTGGAGGGTGGCAAAACTCCCATCGCCGTTGAGATTGAGCACTTTATCCACATCATCACCGGCGTGGCCGTCTTCCTGGGTGTTtccttcttcatcctctccctcaTCCTCGGGTATGGCTGGCTGGAGGCCGTCATCTTCCTCATCGGTATCATCGTCGCCAACGTGCCAGAAGGTCTCCTGGCTACCGTCACT GTGTGTCTGACCCTGACTGCTAAGCGTATGGCCAAGAAGAACTGCCTAGTGAAGAACTTGGAAGCTGTGGAGACCCTtggctccacctccaccatctGCTCTGACAAGACCGGCACCCTGACCCAGAACAGGATGACTGTCGCCCACATGTGGTTTGACAACCAGATCCACGAGGCCGACACCACTGAGAACCAGAGCGGCACCTCCTTCGACAGGAGTTCCCCCACCTGGGCTGCCCTGGCAAGAGTTGCTGGACTCTGCAACCGCGCCGTCTTCCTGGCTGAGCAGAGCAACGTCCCCATCCTGAAG AGAGATGTGGCCGGTGATGCCTCAGAAGCTGCCTTGCTGAAGTGTATCGAGCTGTGCTGCGGATCCGTCGGCGGCATGAGAGACAAATACCTCAAGATCTCTGAGATCCCCTTCAACTCCACCAACAAATACCAG CTTTCCATCCACAAGAATGCAACTCCCGGAGAGACCAAGCATCTGCTAGTGATGAAAGGAGCCCCGGAGAGGATTTTGGACCGCTGCTCCACGATCATGCTGCAGGGCAAAGAGCAGCCTCTGGACGACGAGATGAAAGACGCTTTCCAGAACGCCTATGTGGAGCTGGGAGGACTGGGAGAAAGAGTGCTGG GTTTCTGCCACTTCAACATGCCCGATGACCAGTTCCCAGAGGGCTTTGCTTTCGACACTGAGGAGGTGAACTTCCCCACTGAGAACCTGTGCTTCATTGGCCTCATGTCCATGATCGACCCTCCTCGTGCCGCCGTACCCGACGCCGTCGGTAAATGCAGAAGCGCTGGAATCAAG GTCATCATGGTCACAGGTGATCATCCCATCACAGCCAAGGCTATCGCTAAAGGTGTGGGTATCATCTCTGAAGGCAACGAGACTGTTGAGGACATCGCTGCCCGCCTGAACGTACCAGTCTCAGAGGTCAACCCCAG ggATGCCAAGGCCTGCGTTGTCCACGGCGGCGAGCTGAAAGACATGACCAGTGAGCAGCTCGACGATATACTGAAACACCACACTGAAATCGTGTTTGCCAGAACCTCCCCTCAACAGAAACTTATCATTGTGGAAGGTTGCCAGCGACAG GGAGCCATTGTGGCTGTGACAGGCGACGGCGTGAACGACTCTCCGGCTCTGAAGAAGGCCGACATTGGCGTCGCCATGGGTATTGCTGGATCTGACGTCTCCAAACAGGCCGCTGACATGATCCTGCTGGACGACAACTTTGCCTCCATCGTTACCGGAGTGGAAGAAG GCCGTCTGATCTTTGACAACTTGAAGAAATCCATCGCCTACACCCTGACAAGTAACATCCCAGAGATCTcgcctttcctcctcttcatcatcgcCAACATCCCTCTGCCCCTGGGAACCGTCACCATCCTCTGTATTGACCTGGGAACTGACATG GTCCCCGCCATCTCTCTGGCTTATGAAGCAGCTGAGAGCGACATCATGAAGAGACAGCCCAGAAaccccaaaacagacaaactggtGAACGAGCGGCTCATCAGCATAGCATACGGACAGATCG gTATGATGCAGGCCACAGCTGGGTTCTTCACATACTTTGTGATCCTGGCTGAAAACGGCTTCCTCCCGATGGACCTGATCGGGATCAGAGTGCATTGGGACGACAAATATGTAAACGACCTGGAAGACAGCTACGGACAGCAGTGG ACATACGAGCGCAGAAAGATCGTAGAGTTCACCTGCCACACGGCGTTCTTCGCCAGCATCGTGATCGTGCAGTGGGCCGATCTGATCATCTGTAAGACCAGGAGGAACTCCATCCTGCAGCAGGGAATGAA GAACCGAATCCTCATCTTCGGTCTGTTTGAGGAGACAGCTCTGGCTGCCTTCCTGTCATACTGCCCGGGCATGGACGTTGCCCTCAGAATGTATCCTCTCAA GCCATGTTGGTGGTTCTGTGCCTTCCCCTActccctcctcatcttcctgtaCGATGAAGCCAGAAGATATATCCTCAGACGCAACCCAGGCG GTTgggtggagcaggaaacataCTACTGA